One Bufo gargarizans isolate SCDJY-AF-19 chromosome 3, ASM1485885v1, whole genome shotgun sequence DNA segment encodes these proteins:
- the LOC122931777 gene encoding gastrula zinc finger protein XlCGF71.1-like, which yields GEKPYSCPKCEKCFTDKSNLNTHQRTHTGEKPYSCPECGKCFSQKADLCKHLRIHTGEKPYSCPKCEKCFTDKSNLNTHQRTHTGEKAFSCPECGKCFSYKSNCETHLRTHTGEKPYSCPECGKCFSQKAELCKHLRTHTKEKPYSCPECGKCFSQKKDLSKHLRTHTGERPYSCPECGKCFSQKADLCKHLRIHTGEKCEMTRLGVISDL from the exons ggagagaagccatattcatgtcctaaatgtgagaaatgttttactgaCAAATCAAATCTTAAtacacatcagagaactcacacaggagagaagccatattcatgtcctgaatgtgggaaatgttttagtcagaaagCAGATCTTTGTAAACatctgagaattcacacaggagagaagccatattcatgtcctaaatgtgagaaatgttttactgaCAAATCAAATCTTAAtacacatcagagaactcacacaggagagaaggcattttcatgtcctgaatgtgggaagtgttttagctaCAAATCAAATTGTGAaacacatctgagaactcacacaggagagaagccctattcatgtcctgaatgtgggaaatgttttagtcagaaagCAGAGCTTTGtaaacatctgagaactcacacaaaagagaagccatattcatgtcctgaatgtgggaaatgttttagtcagaaaaAAGATCTTAGTAAACAtctaagaactcacacaggagaaaggccatattcatgtcctgaatgtgggaaatgttttagtcagaaagCAGATCTTTGTAAACatctgagaattcacacaggagagaa GTGTGAAATGACCAGGCTGGGAGTTATTTCTGATCTCTGA